CCCACCGTCACTGTTTTCAGCCTTTAACCCTTGAAACTAGATCATCTCCACCAACCCCACCTTTTCACCGAACCACTTTCATCACAAAAAGCCTGTTTCCCATCACGCACCATCATCAAATTTTTCCGAACCATACTTGCACCACTTTTTACTTTTAAACATCGGCTCAAATCCCTCCTATATGGCTACTGTCACCACCAAACTGCCTACCACCACCACTAGCAAACCATCCACTACCTCTACTCAATCTTCATGGGCTGATAGAGTAAGGATCTCAGACTCTAGCACCCGTTTTACTCTTGAAAATCTTCCTAGACAACCGGCTGGGCATCGACTTCAGGTTTCTGAGGACATGCTGTTGGAGAATGCTGAACAATGGAACCGTTGTATGGTTGGCTTCTTTCCAGGCTATAAAATGCCTTATCATGCTGTTAACAAAATTGCATCACGGGTATGGAGACAGTGTGGGCTAGAAAATGTCACAGCCACTGCTAATGGTTTTTTGATTTTCAGGTTTAATACTGCAGAAAACTTGCATGCGATTCTGGAGAAAGGGCCATGGATGTTTGGTGGCAAAAACATCATCCTTCAACAATGGCACCCACGATTCCAATTTGACAAGAACAAAATATCCACACTTCCAGTATGGATTCGCATGCATGGATTGCCTTTTCCTCTATGGTCCAAACAAGGCTTAAGTTTGGCTGCAAGTATGATTGGCAGACCTTTGTCATGTGATGAACAAACATACAATTGCACCCGATTGGAGTATGCAAGGGTATGTGTTGAGATTGATGCTACACTTCCATTTGTTCAGGAGTTTGATATAGACAGCCCCCTATCTGTTGATCCTATCACAGTGACCGTGGACTATGAATGGAAGCCAGCTCGTTGTGATAAATGCATGGTATTTGGCCATTCTTGTTCCTCAACTGCAGAAATCAAGCAGCAGCCTAAGCCTGACAAAGGCAAGGGAATAGCCGATGCCCCAGTTCCATCACCCCCAAATCCAAATGACCAAGCCCAAACAGGAACCACAACATCACTAACTACCTCACATAATCCTTCCTCAAGTGCTCCTCCAGTTGCACATCCAGCTACACAAGACAAAGGCAAGGGCATCATTCCAAGTGCTGTAAGCCAACCCGATCCTACATCAGCCAACCCCCATCCACACTTAAACACCTCTCCCAACCCTGTTTGTCCCCAACCGAACCCTCAACCTCCCCATACTTCAACCTTAAAAACCATTGCACCTATCTTTCCTGCTGATCCAAATGTCTTTTGTCAAGATGCAATTGCAGATACTGTTCCTGCACTATGCATCAATGCTAATGATGCCAGACACCAGGTACCAAATCTCATGGACAATGCACCATGTCAAGAGAGCAAAATGGACTCTTTGGGAACTCAAAGTGACTCTACAAATGTAGATATGGCAACTATTGCAGATACTTCTTCAACATCCATAACTGTCCATGATGCTTCCCCATCTTCTTCTCCAAaaacaaccaagaaaaagaaagggggaAGGAGGCGAAAGGAGGTTCAGTACCTCTAATCTTGTTGCCGTCTCTTATTTTTACATTTATGTTTAATATAGGTAGCTGGAACACATGGGGCCTTAATAGcctcaataaacaaaaaactgTCCGTGAGTGGACACAAAAAAATGATCTTGATATCTTTGGATTACTTGAAACCAAGATAGAGGGTGCCAATTTAACTGCAGTAGAAGCTACTCTGGCCCCTGCACACTGGTAGTTTACGTCCAACATCCATTCCACTTCTCCTTGTCGCATTTTAGTAGGTTGGAATTCTCAAAAAGTCAGCCTCACCTATGAAAACTCCTCTTCCCAGTGGCTTTCGTGTAAGGTTACTGCCCCATCTCTCATTCAGCCTCTCAAAATCACATTCATCTATAATCATAATACCCCTGCTGAAAGAACTCTTCTTtggaatcacctcagccatgaAAGCTCACTTAATGCTGGACTCCCCTGGCTCGTGATGGGGGATTTTAATGCCATTCTTCATACTGATGACCGTGTAGGAGGGGACATGCAATGGTATCGGCACCAAGATGATTTCAGGCATTGCATTCGTCAGTCAGAACTCATCCAAATTCCTTATACTGGCCCAAGATTTACTTGGCACAATGGCCAGCATGGAACTCACACAATCCAAAAGAAATTGGACTGGATCTTTGGTAATCAATGCCTGTTATCAACATGGCCAGGAGCTCACTCTACTTTTCAGCCACGCCACATATCTGATCATAGTGCCATGATCTTCAATCTTCTTCCAGTGAGCTGCAAAAGACAGGTTCCTTTCAAATTTTTGAACCTTTGGGCAGATAGAGATGATTTTATAGACACTGTTACTTCCTCCTGGCAAACTCAAGTTACAGGTTCCCccatatatatattcacaaCCAAGCTGCGCCTCCTCAAAACTGCTCTTAAGCAATTTCACCGACAGCATACTTCTTACATTACTAGCAGAGTCATCCAATCTAGAGATGCATGGAATGCTGCTCAGTTTAATCTAGCTGCTAATCCAACATCATCAGAAGCTATGGCCAATGAAAGAGCAACAGCGCACCATTACATGCAATTATGCAAGGATGAGGAATCATTTTTTCGGCAAAAGTCTAGAATCCAATGGCTCCAACTGGGTGAtagaaatacaacttttttCCACAAATCTTTGATTCATCGACAGGTTAGGAATCACATCCATAGCCTCACAGATGATACAGGTACTCTGATACATGACCAGGGGAAGTTGGGAAAGATGGCAATATCTTTCTTTGAACAACTTCTATCTACTCCACAACCACCACTTACAGAAGACATTACACCACTATATACGGGCACCATCTCTACATCCTCTGCCTCTACAATGCTCCTCCCCATTAGTAATGCTGAGATAAAGACATCACTTTTTTCTATTCCTGACAA
The genomic region above belongs to Populus alba chromosome 12, ASM523922v2, whole genome shotgun sequence and contains:
- the LOC118060714 gene encoding uncharacterized protein, which translates into the protein MATVTTKLPTTTTSKPSTTSTQSSWADRVRISDSSTRFTLENLPRQPAGHRLQVSEDMLLENAEQWNRCMVGFFPGYKMPYHAVNKIASRVWRQCGLENVTATANGFLIFRFNTAENLHAILEKGPWMFGGKNIILQQWHPRFQFDKNKISTLPVWIRMHGLPFPLWSKQGLSLAASMIGRPLSCDEQTYNCTRLEYARVCVEIDATLPFVQEFDIDSPLSVDPITVTVDYEWKPARCDKCMVFGHSCSSTAEIKQQPKPDKGKGIADAPVPSPPNPNDQAQTGTTTSLTTSHNPSSSAPPVAHPATQDKGKGIIPSAVSQPDPTSANPHPHLNTSPNPVCPQPNPQPPHTSTLKTIAPIFPADPNVFCQDAIADTVPALCINANDARHQVPNLMDNAPCQESKMDSLGTQSDSTNVDMATIADTSSTSITVHDASPSSSPKTTKKKKGGRRRKEWLSCKVTAPSLIQPLKITFIYNHNTPAERTLLWNHLSHESSLNAGLPWLVMGDFNAILHTDDRVGGDMQWYRHQDDFRHCIRQSELIQIPYTGPRFTWHNGQHGTHTIQKKLDWIFGNQCLLSTWPGAHSTFQPRHISDHSAMIFNLLPVSCKRQVPFKFLNLWADRDDFIDTVTSSWQTQVTGSPIYIFTTKLRLLKTALKQFHRQHTSYITSRVIQSRDAWNAAQFNLAANPTSSEAMANERATAHHYMQLCKDEESFFRQKSRIQWLQLGDRNTTFFHKSLIHRQVRNHIHSLTDDTGTLIHDQGKLGKMAISFFEQLLSTPQPPLTEDITPLYTGTISTSSASTMLLPISNAEIKTSLFSIPDNKAPGPDGYNAFFFKTCWSIIGDDFIAATRYFFTHNALPRCVNATRVALVPKVENPASMNGFRPISCCNVLYKCISKIIVSRIKHALDEIIETSQSAFLPGRNISDAILLTQELMHNNHLSTGPAKCAMKIDLRKAFDTVRWEFILAGLKAIAIPQCMVNWIQICISTAHYTVNINGELHGFFNATRGLRQGDPLSPYLFVLAMEGLSGMLQHATQNPSFKYHWRCKPNSITHLCFADDLMLFCHADTVSVGLLKDCLDKFSQLSGLTINHSKSSLYLSGVTEELQSSIQQQLGFQHGCLPMKYLGVPLISTRLTHEDCLPLIERITSRIQLWTSASLTYTSRLQLIKSVLFSIQVYWSTMFILPCATIRKIESIMASFLWKGVSLSSEGSKVSWLNISYPIQEGGLGLKSLKTWNKTATMKHIWRLLGGTKSVWATWIHTIHLRQRSFWHIKVPSSPSWSWRKILQCREWCRGWFISCIGTGTSTSLWFDYWLPDGKRLIDTFSLRLLTTTGLPWTAKVSNLICGEHWQFPSNVPELQATWNAINFSPKTNNKDHYIWSGHPSGTFTIDSAWELLRERKPKTAMHHILWYAGCIPRQSFILWLASIGRLNTGDRMQRMGINANTTCMLCDQHIETHAHLFFQCSYSAAVWTTINNRAHIQWPSINWDQLLHWASTAYTKKKDITHLIARLVLSTTIYFLWHERNNRVFQNAYQPTTVTVEAIFQRIRVHITNMNYNGTCSLLIQDIWGLCLQT